The DNA window CGCCGGCCATGATCGAATTGCCCTGCTGGTCGAGCAGTATCGCGCCCTCACCGCGGATCGCCTCGGTGACCAGCGGGCGGCGCCCGCCCGCTCCGCCCCGGAACAGCATCGTCGGGTGGAACTGGATGAACTCGACGTCGCTGACCGCGACCCCGGCCCACAGCGCCAGCGCGATCCCGTCGCCGGTCGACCCGCTCGGGTTGGTGGTGGCGCCGTAGAGCTGCCCGAGCCCGCCGGAGGCCAGGATCACCGACGGCGCGCTGATGATCCCGTGACCGTCCGGGTTGCCCACCAGCACCCCGGTGACCGCCCCCTCGTCGCGCAGCACCCGCAGGGCCACGTGGCCGGTGCGGATGTCCAGGACGGCCGCCGCATGGTCGAGTGCGCGCTGCACCTCGGCGCCCGTGGCGTCGCCACCGGCGTGCACGATCCGGCGCCGGGAATGCCCGCCCTCGCGCGTCAGCGCCCACCGGCCGGGGGCCGCTTCGTCGAATCGTGCTCCGTCACCGACCAATTCGGTCACCGCGCGGTAGCCGTCGGCGACGATCGAGGTGACCGCGTCGGGATCGCACAAGCCCGCGCCGGCGGCCAGGGTGTCGGCGACGTGGGCGTCGACCGAATCGTCGTTGTCGGGCAGCACCACCGCGATGCCGCCCTGCGCGTAGTGCGTGGCGGTCGCGCCGTGGGTCTGATCGGCCTTGGACAGCACCACGACGCGGCGGCCGGCGCGCTGAGCGGCCAGGGCGGCGGCCAACCCGCCGACGCCCGTACCGATCACGACGACGTCGGCGCTGTCCGTCCACGCCGCAGCGGTGATCATTCCCCGCCGCCCGGCTGCCCGATCGCGATCATGCGCTGCACGCTGCGCCGCCCCGCCGCGGCGATCTCCGGGTCGACATCGACCTCGTCGGCGCCGTCGACCAGGCAGCGCAGCAGGGCCGCGGGGGTGATCATCTTCATGTAGCGGCACGACGCGCGGTCGTTGACCGCCTGGAAGTCCACTTCCGGTGCCGCCCGGCGCAATTGGTAGAGCATGCCAACCTCGGTGGCGACCAGCACCTTGCGGGCCTGCGTGGCGTTGGCGGCGTCCAGCATGCCGCCGGTGGACAAAATCTTCACCCGGTCCGCCGGGAACGCGCCCTCGCCAGCGAGGTACAACGCCGAAGTGGCACAACCACATTCGGGATGCACATACAGTTCGGCGTCGGGGTTCGCGCGCGCCCGGTCGGCGAGTTCGTCGCCGTTGATGCCGGCGTGCACGTGGCATTCGCCGGACCACACGTGCAGGTTGGTGCGCCCGGTGACGCGACGGACGTGCGCGCCCAGGAACTGGTCCGGGCAGAACAGCACCTCGCGGTCGGGGTCGATGGATGCGACGACGTCGACGGCGTTGGACGACGTGCAGCAGATGTCGGTGAGCGCCTTGACCGCCGCGCTGGTGTTGACGTAGGAGACGACGACGGCGCCGGGGTGTTCGTCCTTCCAGGCGCGCAGGTCCTCGGGGGTGATCGAATCGGCCAGCGAGCACCCGGCCCGCTGGTCGGGGATGAGGACGGTCTTGTCCGGGCTGAGGATCTTGGCGGTCTCGGCCATGAAGTGCACGCCGCAGAACACGATGGTTTCCTCGGGCGCCTCGGCAGCGATCCGCGACAGCGCCAGCGAGTCCCCCACGTGGTCGGCGACATCCTGGATGGCGGGCAGTTGGTAGTTGTGCGCCAGCACGGTGGCGTTGCGTTGCTCGGCCAGGCGGCGGATCTCGGCGGCCCACTGCTCGTCGGCGTCCACCCCGGTGTAGCCGGAGGGTGAATCGGTGATCTTGTTTGTGGCGTCTTCAGCGAGCGCGTCCACGCGGTTCAGCACCGTCACGGCGGCTCCTTTCAACTGGGAGGTTTTCGACTTAGAATCGAAAACATGTCCAATGGTAACACCTCGCACGAAGTGCTCGCCGTCGTGTTCCAGGTTCGCAGTGTGGCCGAGCAGGTTAAGACGGGGGCTCGGAAAGAAAAACCGCAGCTTAACGTGCTGTTATGGCAGCGGGCCAAGGACCCGCAGCAGGGCGCCTGGTCACTGCCGGGCGGGCGGCTGCGCAACGACGAGGACATGACCACCTCCGTGCGGCGCCAACTGGCCGAGAAGGTCGACCTGCGCGAGCTGGCGCATCTCGAGCAACTGGCCGTCTTCTCCGACCCCCACCGGGTGCCCGGCAACACCCGGGTGATCGCGTCGACGTTCCTGGGCCTGGTGCCCTCCCCCGCCACCCCCGAGCTGCCACCGGACACCCGCTGGCATCCGGTGAGCGCGCTGCCGCTGATGGCCTTCGACCACGGGCCGATGGTGACCCACGCACGCGCCCGGCTGGTGGCCAAGATGTCCTACACCAACATCGGGTTTGCCCTCGCGCCCAAGGAGTTCGCGCTGTCCGCCCTGCGCGACATCTACGGCGCCACGCTGGGCCACCCGGTCGACGCAACGAACCTGCA is part of the Mycobacterium sp. HUMS_12744610 genome and encodes:
- a CDS encoding L-aspartate oxidase, whose product is MITAAAWTDSADVVVIGTGVGGLAAALAAQRAGRRVVVLSKADQTHGATATHYAQGGIAVVLPDNDDSVDAHVADTLAAGAGLCDPDAVTSIVADGYRAVTELVGDGARFDEAAPGRWALTREGGHSRRRIVHAGGDATGAEVQRALDHAAAVLDIRTGHVALRVLRDEGAVTGVLVGNPDGHGIISAPSVILASGGLGQLYGATTNPSGSTGDGIALALWAGVAVSDVEFIQFHPTMLFRGGAGGRRPLVTEAIRGEGAILLDQQGNSIMAGVHPMADLAPRDIVAAAIDARMRATGDPYVLLDARGIEGFETRFPTVTAACRAVGIDPARQPMPVVPGAHYSCGGIVTDVFGRTELPGLFATGEVARTGMHGANRLASNSLLEGLVVGGRAGKAAAAHASAAGRVHAEVPEPLTYTAPRREDLQRALSRDAAVVRDAAGLQRLSETLAGAPVRRVAGRHDFEDVALTMTARAVTAAALARTESRGCHHRAEYPDAAPGRAAPSVLRLAGDRASVLVETVAAVG
- the nadA gene encoding quinolinate synthase NadA; amino-acid sequence: MTVLNRVDALAEDATNKITDSPSGYTGVDADEQWAAEIRRLAEQRNATVLAHNYQLPAIQDVADHVGDSLALSRIAAEAPEETIVFCGVHFMAETAKILSPDKTVLIPDQRAGCSLADSITPEDLRAWKDEHPGAVVVSYVNTSAAVKALTDICCTSSNAVDVVASIDPDREVLFCPDQFLGAHVRRVTGRTNLHVWSGECHVHAGINGDELADRARANPDAELYVHPECGCATSALYLAGEGAFPADRVKILSTGGMLDAANATQARKVLVATEVGMLYQLRRAAPEVDFQAVNDRASCRYMKMITPAALLRCLVDGADEVDVDPEIAAAGRRSVQRMIAIGQPGGGE
- a CDS encoding NUDIX hydrolase, with protein sequence MSNGNTSHEVLAVVFQVRSVAEQVKTGARKEKPQLNVLLWQRAKDPQQGAWSLPGGRLRNDEDMTTSVRRQLAEKVDLRELAHLEQLAVFSDPHRVPGNTRVIASTFLGLVPSPATPELPPDTRWHPVSALPLMAFDHGPMVTHARARLVAKMSYTNIGFALAPKEFALSALRDIYGATLGHPVDATNLQRVLVRRGVITQTGTIAQSGRSGGRPAALYHFVDSQLRVTEEFAAFRPPGQP